From Amyelois transitella isolate CPQ chromosome 4, ilAmyTran1.1, whole genome shotgun sequence, one genomic window encodes:
- the LOC106132951 gene encoding delta-1-pyrroline-5-carboxylate dehydrogenase, mitochondrial: MLSICFRTVRKPRLLERAYSSVVELPRLPDFGVRNEPILEYRAGSVERCALACELQRAMCMTEEVPIVIGDECIRDGEPRYQVMPHCHGRRIAKYYYASEKTIQKAIDTAVKAQVVWDRTPFEVRIEIFSRAAEMMACQYRQSLNAATMMGQSKSVIQAEIDAACELIDFFRFNVYFLKENLKYQPISENPHVTRNSLRFRGLDGFIAAIAPFNFTAIGGNLAYTPALMGNAVLWKPSDTAVLSNWRIFNILREAGMPPGVVNFLPADGPVFGKTITSSPYLSGINFTGSVPTFNWLWNAVGKNLSVYHNYPRLIGECGGKNYHFVHPTADVKSVVAGTIRSAFEYCGQKCSACSRMYIPKSLADSIKHGLIVEASKLKIGDVTCDFSTFTGAVIDDKAFARITGYIVNAKKNPKNTILVGGQFDCSQGYYVMPTIIETTDPHDKLMTEEIFGPVLTIYVYDDAQVHKALQLVGSSTKFALTGAVFAQDMNFLKLALDELKMTAGNFYLNDKSTGSVVGQQPFGGGRMSGTNDKAGGPNYVMRWTTPQSIKETFVPITDINYKYMSE; this comes from the coding sequence ATGCTGAGTATATGCTTCCGAACAGTGCGCAAACCGCGCCTGCTGGAGCGGGCGTACTCGAGCGTTGTCGAACTTCCCCGCCTGCCCGATTTCGGCGTTCGAAATGAGCCCATCTTGGAGTACCGCGCCGGGAGCGTGGAGCGGTGTGCGCTGGCGTGCGAGCTGCAGAGAGCCATGTGCATGACGGAGGAGGTGCCTATTGTGATCGGCGACGAATGCATCAGGGACGGCGAGCCGCGCTACCAGGTCATGCCGCACTGCCACGGACGCCGGATCGCCAAGTATTACTATGCGAGCGAAAAGACCATCCAGAAAGCTATCGACACTGCCGTGAAAGCGCAAGTCGTCTGGGATCGCACTCCATTCGAAGTCAGGATAGAGATCTTCTCAAGGGCAGCAGAGATGATGGCTTGCCAATACCGACAGAGTCTCAATGCTGCCACCATGATGGGCCAATCCAAATCAGTGATCCAAGCTGAAATAGATGCTGCATGTGAATTGATTGATTTCTTCCGTTTCAATGTGTATTTCTTAAAAGAGAATTTGAAATATCAACCAATCTCTGAAAACCCCCACGTGACTAGAAATTCtttaagattcagaggtctaGATGGTTTCATTGCAGCTATTGCACCGTTCAACTTTACAGCCATAGGTGGCAATCTGGCGTACACTCCGGCCCTAATGGGCAATGCTGTGTTGTGGAAACCTTCAGATACTGCTGTTCTATCCAACTGGAGGATTTTCAACATCTTACGTGAAGCAGGCATGCCTCCAGGAGTAGTCAACTTCCTCCCAGCTGATGGGCCTGTATTTGGAAAAACCATTACATCATCACCTTATCTGTCTGGCATCAATTTCACAGGGTCCGTTCCAACCTTCAACTGGCTGTGGAATGCAGTTGGCAAAAACCTTAGTGTCTACCACAACTATCCAAGGCTAATTGGTGAATGTGGAGGTAAAAACTACCATTTCGTACACCCAACAGCTGATGTAAAGTCAGTAGTGGCGGGCACAATTCGGTCCGCTTTTGAGTACTGTGGCCAGAAGTGCTCAGCTTGCTCCAGAATGTATATTCCCAAGTCTCTGGCTGACAGTATTAAACATGGATTGATAGTTGAAGCTTCTAAGTTGAAGATTGGAGATGTCACATGTGATTTCAGTACATTTACCGGCGCAGTAATTGATGACAAGGCCTTTGCAAGAATCACAGGCTATATTGTTAATGCTAAGAAAAATCCTAAGAACACAATCTTGGTCGGAGGTCAGTTTGACTGCAGTCAGGGCTACTATGTGATGCCAACAATCATAGAGACGACAGACCCTCATGACAAGCTGATGACTGAGGAGATCTTTGGCCCCGTGCTGACCATATACGTGTATGATGACGCCCAAGTGCACAAAGCATTGCAACTGGTGGGTAGTTCCACGAAATTCGCTCTGACGGGCGCCGTGTTCGCTCAAGACATGAACTTCCTGAAATTGGCGCTGGATGAGTTGAAAATGACGGCTGGCAATTTCTACCTGAACGACAAGTCGACAGGGTCCGTGGTGGGCCAGCAGCCGTTCGGCGGCGGCCGCATGTCCGGCACCAACGACAAGGCCGGCGGACCCAACTACGTGATGCGCTGGACCACGCCGCAATCCATCAAGGAGACCTTCGTACCCATCACAGACATAAACTACAAGTACATGTCTGAATAA